In Halolamina litorea, the genomic window GGTTAAGATCACGTCGTGATCTTACCGTTCATGGTCTATGTATCGGTTTCCGTTCGGTGATCGCCGGCCGCTCCGGGGGTCACCGAACTACCAAGGCTCGCATCAGATGCCGTCCTGTGGCGGACCACGGGGGCGACGTCCTCATCCGTCGCGGGAAGCGCGGGCCCGAGCCGACCTCGGTGTGAACCCCGCTCCCCTCTGCGTATTACATCCGAACACCCGTATTCACTTAAGGGCGTCGGAACGCATCCGAACTCGCTCGGAGCGAGCCCGGGTGTCTCCGGGGGCGACCGCCCCGGCGACCTTCGCATTTCATTCGATGGGAGGTAACTACTTAACCCCGTCGAACCATCGGCGCTACGTCATGCGGTTTCATGCGGGGAACGTTCACACGAAGAGACGATAGGACGCACCTGAAGCTCCGAGTGCGTAGAAGTATTGCGGAGCGGAGGGGCGGTCGATCATCCAGCGTTCGCACGCCAGTTCAACCGCGTAGTACCGCACGTCGAAGCGTTTCGACGTGGGGGAGTGGTGCGCCTGTCGGAACGGCAAGGCACCCATCGGCGTCGACGACTACTCGTCGAGGTGTTCGATCCCCTGTTTGGAGACGTTAGCTTCGGTGATTACCTCGGGCATCCAGTCGGGCTTGTTGTCCGGAGCCTCCTCTTCCCACGCCCAGCCCTCGTAGATGTGTACTTTATCCGTTCCTTTCTCCCGGAGTTCGAGGTCGACGCGTTCGGCGGCGTCCTCGGAGCTCGCAGGCTCGAGGCGGCGAGCAGCTTTGAGTGCTGCCTGCCGAGGGGTGTTCCCCGAGAACACGCTTTCCTCACCGGTCTCTCCTCGAAGCGCGAAATTCCGCTTACCGTCTTCTCGTACCATGGTTTCTCTCCATGCGGGTGGTGCACAGGGTGTATTATAAAAATATCGGGGAAAACGACCCCTATCGCCGGTGGTCTTATATATGGCCCACTAATATTCGTACCTTAACTCTCGGTATTAACCCCGAATCCGCCCGACAGAGGCTCGGGCGCGCGTCAGCCGGAGACAACACTTTAGTAGCGCGTACGGCCAACGACGGGTAGACAGACCAGATGGTCCGCAAGAAGAAGCTCAGCCCGAGCGGGGCCAAAGACGAGAACGGCGAGTACCACAACGTCCACGTGAACCTCCACGAGGACGAACTCGAGGTCGCCGGCATGGAGATCGGCGACGAAGTGTTCGTGCGTGTCCGCGACGGGAAGATCATCATCCAGTCGGCCGACGCCGACGACGTGGAACACGACTTCTGAGGACCATGGACCTCTACGACGCCGGTAAACCGGTTCTGTTCGCACTCCCGGCCGAAACCGCCCACACGCTCGTGAGCCGCGGTCTCGAAGCCGTCCAAGGCACTCCCATCGAGGGAGCCCTCCGTGATCGTTACGTCGTCGACGACGAACGGCTCACGACCGAGGCCTTCGGCCTCCGGTTCCCCAACCCCGTCGGCGTCGCCGCCGGGTTCGACAAGAACGCCCGCCTCCCGAACGTGCTCGCCGCACTGGGCTTCGGCCACGTCGAGGTCGGCGGCATCACCGCCGAGGCACAGGCGGGCAACCCTCGCCCGCGGATGTTCCGCCTCCGACCCGACCGAGCGCTCATCAACCGGATGGGGTTCAACAACGAGGGCGCCGACGCCGTCGGCGCGCGCCTGGACGACACCGCGCTCCCGCACGTGCCCGTGGGCGTCAACCTCGGGAAGTCGAAATCGACGCCGCTGGAGGAGGCCCCGAGCGACTACCGGTACACGTACGAGCGCGTGGGCGACGCGGGGGACTACTTCGTCATCAACGTCTCCAGCCCCAACACGCCCGGCCTGCGCTCGCTCCAGAACCGCGACTCCTTGGAGGCCATCGTCGACGAGCTGCAGGACGCCGGCGCCGCCCCCCTCCTCGTGAAGCTCTCGCCCGACCTTCCCGGCCCGGCTATCGAGGACTCCCTCGAAGTCGTCGACGAGAAGGGCCTCGACGGCGTCGTCGTCACGAACACGACCACCGAACGCCCGGAGAGCCTCAAGTCGCCCAACAAAGCGGAGCCGGGCGGCCTCTCCGGTGATCCCATCGAGGAGCGCTCGACGGGGCTGGTCCGATTCGTCGCCGAACGCACCGACGTCCCTGTCGTCGGCGTCGGCGGCGTCAGCGACGCCGAAGGCGCCTACCGCAAGATACGCGCGGGTGCGAGCGTGGTGCAACTCTACACCGGCCTCGTCTACGAGGGGCCGTCACTGGCCCGCGACATCAACGAAGGCCTGCTGGACCTGCTCGACCGCGACGGCTTCGATCACGTCTCCGAGGCCGTCGGCGCCGACCTGTAGAAAAAGCGGCTGCGCGGTTCCTTACTCCCGAACGATCACGAGCGCGCCGTCGGCTTCGAGCATCTCGCCCTCGCCGGTGAACTGCCGTTCGCGCTCGACGGTGAACTCCTCGGCGCTCAGTTCGTGGCCCGCCACCGTCAGCGTCTCCTCGCCCAGTTCGTAGTCGCCGCTCTCGATGCCGGCCTCGATGTCCGGCACGTCTGCGCCGTACTCCGGCCCGACGACCGAGTAGTCGAGGTCGATCCCGGTGATCACCGACTCGATCTGGGGCTCCTCGTCGAGGGTTTCGAGCGTCCCGACGTGCATCACGTTCCGGATGTCGCTCTCGAAGCCGTCGACGGTGCCGTACACCGACACCGTGTCGAGTTCGGCGTTGAGCGGCAGTTGGCGCTCGCTCTTGTAGCGCCGCAGCGCGCCGACGACGGTCATCGCCGTCTCGCCGGCTTCGTGGTCGGCCTCGACGCCCGTCGGCTCGGGCCAGGCGGTCCGGTGGATGCTTTCGAACTCGCCGCCCGCGCCCGACGCCTCGGACCCGTCGTTGTACATCTCCTGCCAGATCTCCTCGGAGATGTGGGAAAGCACCGGCGCGAACAGTTTCAGGAAGCGCTCGTGGGCGACCGAAAGCGTGTACTTCGCGGACTCGTCGTCCTCCTCGCGCACCCGCTGTTTGGCGATCTCGAGGTAGTCGTCACAGAACGTCCCCCAGAAGAAGCTTCGGAGGCTGTCCCGAGCCTTCGAGAACTCCCGCTCTTCCAGCATCTCCCGGACGAACTCGGCCTCGCTGTCGAGTTCCGCCAGCAGCCAGCGGTCGAGCGCCGAGAGGTCCTCGTCCCGGATCTCCGGAACGGTCTCGGGGGTCAGCGAGTCGACCAGCTTCGAGGCGTTCCAGAGCTTCTGGAGCAGCTTCTCGCCGGCTCGCAGCCCCTTCTCCTGGTACGGCAGGTCGTCGCCGATCGAGCTCCCGGCCGCCCAGAATCGGGCGGCGTCGACGGGGAACTGCTCGCGGACCTCCTCGGGGGAGACGACGTTCCCGACGGACTTGGACATCTTCTTGCGGTCCTCGTCGAGCACCATCCCGTTGATCATCACCGAGTCAAAGGGCACCTCGCCGGTGTGCTCGTAGCACTTGACGACGGTGTGGAACAGCCAGAAGCTGATGATGTCGTGGCCCTGCGGGCGCACGTCCATCGGGAACAGTTCCGGGTTCTCCATCGTGAACTCCTCTGCCTCCTCGTCCCAGTCCCAGCCGGCGTTGATCAGCGGCGTCAGGCTGGAGGTCGCCCACGTGTCGAACACGTCGTCCTCGGGGAGGAAGTCGTCGCCGCCACACGACGGGCAGGCGTCGACGGGCGGGTCGTCCGAGAGCGGGTCGACGGGCAGGTCGGCCTTCTCGGCCATGATCGCCTCGTCGCAGTCCTCACAGTACCAGACGGGGAACGGGATCCCCGAGGAACGCTGCCGGGAGATACACCAGTCCCACTGCAGCCCCTCGATCCAGTGCTGGTACCGGGAGAACATCTTCTCGGGGTACCAGTCCATCTCGCGGCCGGCGTCGAGGTACTCGTCGGTGCTGTCGAGCATCTCGACGTACCACTGGTCGGCGACGAGGAACTCGACGCCCGTGCCACAGCGCTCGTGGACGTTGACGGTGTGGGTGATCTCCCAGCGGTCGAGCAGCGCGCCGGTCTCGTCGAGGTCAGAGACGATGGCCTCGCGGGCGTCGTCGGAGGACATCCCCTCGTACTCGCCGGCGACGTCGGTGAGGTGGCCCGACTCGTCGATGGCGACCCGCAGGTCCAGATCGTGGGCCTGGTACCACTCGATGTCGGTCTGGTCCCCGAACGTACAGCACATCACCAGTCCGGAGCCGGTCTCCATGTCGACGCGCTCGTCGGCGATGATGGGCACCTCGTGGCCGAACAGCGGCACCTCGGCCTGCTGTCCGACGAGGTTCTGGTTCTCCTCGTCGTCGGGGTGGACGAAGACGGCCACACACGCGGGGAGGAGTTCGGGTCGCGTCGTCGAGATGGTGAACGCCGACTGTCCCGCCGCGGCCTCTTCGGCGGCTTCGCCGCCTTCGGGAGCCTCCGAGGAGGCTCCGACGACGCCGAACTCGATGTCGTGGAAGTGGCTGTGCTGTTCGTCGTCCTCGGTCTCGACCTGCGAGATGGCGGTCTCACACTCCGGACACCAGATCGCCGGGGCGCGCTTGCGGTACTCCTTGCCCTGCTCGTAGAGGTCGATGAAGGAGAGTTGGGAGATGCGCTGGACGCGGGGTTCGATCGTCCGGTAGGTGTTGTCCCAGTCGATGGAGAAGCCGAAGGACTGCAGGTTCTCGGTGAACTCCTCCTCGTACTGGGCACAGACCTCGCGGCACTTCTGCTGGAACTCCCGCCGGGAGAACTCCTGGTGACGGATGCCGAGTTCGCTCTCAGTCAGGCGCTCGGATGCGATTCCGTTGTCGTCGTAGCCGAAGGGGTAGAAGACCTCCTCGCCCTGCATCCGGGTGAACCGGGCGACGATGTCCTGCAGGATGGTGCCGTAGACGTGGCCCCAGTGGAGGTTCCCCGACACCGTCGGCGGCGGCGTGTCGATGGCGAAGGCCGTGTCCGGGTCGTCGACCTCCCCCCCGCGGTAGGCGTAGGTGTCCTCGGCGAGCCACCGCTCCTGCCACTGCTCCTCGACGGCGTCGGCGTCGTACGGGCCGCTAGGCATATTGGGTGAACGTTCCCGTGAACGCCTGTTAAAGAACTCGGTCCTGCGAGTACGGCTCCCAGGACGCCGAGACGCGCCGACCTACTCCGCCAGCGCGTCCAGCCGGAACTCGAAGGCCGCGACCGGCACTTCCAGATCGCGCTCCACCAGCACGCGCGGGTGGACCTCGCCGATCACGCCCACCGCGTCACCGTCGATGACGACCTCGGCCACGCGGCCGTCGATGAAGCTCGGGTGGTCGGTGGTCGGCGTTTCGAGGCTCACGTCGAACTCAGCGACGAGCGCCTGCAGTCTCCCCTTGATGTCCTCGTACGTGGCGTCCGTGCGCGCGATCGCGCCCGCGACGGTGCGGTGCTCGGCGACGCCCGTCCCCTCGGCGTCGTCGCCGTCCCGCCCGGTCTCGGCGCGCTCGGCGACGAAGCCGACCTCCGAGAGCTCCTGCGGGTAGCGCCGGTGGGTGTTGTTCTCGAGGACGTGCATCAGCGAGGGGAGCGCCCACGTCCGGAGTTGGGTGTAGTCCTCGCTGTAGGCGCTGGTGACGTTGACCGCCGCACCGCCGCCCAGCACGTCGCTTCCCTCCGCGACGCCCATGCGCTCGTAGTTCTCCTCGGGCGAGGAGAGGTGGAAGTTCAGCAGGTCCTCGAACCCGAGCCCGACGAGCGCGGTCCGGGTCGCTCGCTCCAGTCTGCTGCGCTCGTGGCGGCCGCCGATGGTCCCGATGTCGGGGTACTCCGGTTCGAGTTCGTCGAAGCCGTACGCCCGCCCGACGTCGTCGACGAGGTCCGCGGGGTGGAGCACGTCGGTCCGGTAGGGCGGGATCTCGACCTCGTACTGGGTTTCCTCACCGAGGTTCGTCGTCGCGTCGAGGCCGGAGCGCTCGAACAGGTCCACCACCGCCTCCATCTCCAGATCGATGCCGAGCGTGGTCTCGATCTGGTCGTGGGAGACGGTCTTCTCGCGCACGTCGAGTTCTGGCCGGACGAGGTGGTCGCCCGACCGCTCGCCGGCGGCGCCGTCGTCGTACACCACGTCGACGTCCTCCAGCGTCGCGCCGCGGGCGTCCAGCGCGTAGCAGATGATCGCCAGCATCCGGTCGATCGTCCACTGGTCGGTTCCGGTCAGTTCGATCAGTAGCTCCCGGGAGTTCGTGGTTACCTCGGTTCGCTGGCCGTTGATCACGGGCGGGAACGAGAACAGCCCCAGTTCGTCGTAGATCGCCGGGAAGCGCTCGTACTCGCGTACCACGTCGGCGTACGTCTCGCCGGTCGGGTGCTCGGTCAGCACCTCCGCCGGCGTCATCCCCCTGTCGGCGTCGAGCGGGACGAACTCCTCGCTCTCGGGGTCGATCCCGCGGTAGGTGATCGTCGGGCCACCAACGTCGGTCGGGCCGTCGTCGCCGCCGACGGGGGTGAGGTCCTCCGGCGGTTCGAGGTCGTTGCCCTCACCGATCTCGCGCTGCTCAACGCGTTCGCCTTTCAGCATCGTGAGGTCGTGGATGCCGATGGCGCCCTTCGCGCGCTTGCGCCCCATCGTCGCGTGGAGCTTCTCCTGCAGTTGGATCAGCGAGTCGAGTGCCTGCTCGTCCAGATCGACGCCGCGCACGACCGCGCCCGCGACGTACGGGCGCTCGTCGGGCACGGACTCGTCGACTCGGATCGTCCACTCGGCGTCGTTCGTGTCGGGGACGTACACCCCGCGGTCGTCGCCGTACTGGTAGCGAAGGGAGCGGGCGACGCCCTCGACGGAGAGCCGGTCGAGCCGGTCGGGCGCGAACTCGAACTGGAGTTCGCCCTCGTCAGTCTCGCCCTCGAACTCAAGGCCGAGGCCGAACAGGTCCTCCTTCAGTTGGTCGTCCCCCTTCTCCTCGTGGCCGGTCAGATGTCGTAGTTCGTCAGTGTCGATGTCGACGACGGGCATCAGTAGATCACCTCCGCGTTCCGCAGGAACTCGAGGTCCGCGAGCGTACCGTGCAGGTCGCGGATGTCTTCGGCGCCGGTGTAGAGCATCGCCAGCCGCTCCAGGGCGAGCCCCCAGGCCATCACGTCACACTCGACGCCCAGCGGCGTCAGCACCTCCTCGCGGAAGATGCCGGAGTTGCCGATCTCGATCAGTTCGTCGGTCTCGGGGTGGCGCCCGAACAGCTCGAAACTCGGCTCCGTGTAGGGGTTGTAGTGGGGTTTGAACTGCACGTCCGTGATGCCGAACTGGGCGTAGAACTCCTCGAAGGTGCCCATCAGGTCCCGGACCGAGAGGTCCTCGGCCATCACCCAGCCCTCGATCTGGAAGAACTCCAGCAGGTGCGTCGAGTCGATTGTGTCGTTCCGGTAGGCCTTCTCCACCGAGAAGTAGCGCTGGGGCGGCTCCAGTTCACCCTCGGCGGCCCCCGAGAGGTAGCGCATCGAGAGCGAAGTCGTGTGGCCCCGAAGCGCGACCTCGCGGGCGAAGTCCTCGCTCCACGGCGAGTGGTAGCCGTCGCCGTCGGGACCGACGCCGTTGCGGTGGGCGTTCTCGACAGCCTCGACGAGGTCCTCGGGGAGGTTCTCGACGGGGTCAACGTCCAGCGCGAACCGGTCCCAGTGGGTCCGTGCAGGGTGGTCCTGGGGCATGAACAGCGCGTCGTTGATCCAGAAGTCCGCGTCGGCGTGGGGGCCGTCCATCTCCTGGAACCCCATCCCGACGAGCACGTCCTTCACGCGCTCTGCGGCCTGCCGGAGCACGTGGACCTTCCCCGCGCCGGCCTCGGTCGCGTCGGCCTCGACGTTGTAGTCGGTGAACTCGACGTCCTCCCACTCCCCGGAGGTCAGCATCTCGGGGGTGAGTTGGGCGGCGGTCTCCGCTGCTTCGACGCCGGCCATCATGGCGTCGACGCCGGCGTCGGTGAGCGTGACCGAGCGGACCGTGCGCTCCTCGCGCTCGATCAGCCCGCGCTCCTCCAGTCGGTCCAGTACGCCGGCGTCGTCGACGGATCGGCCGGTCGCCAGTTCTTCGAGTGCAGCCACTTCGGGGTCGCTGTCGGGGTCGGCGTCCGGGTCGGCCGTGACCTCGCCGCTCTCGATCTGCCCGTAGCCCTTCCGGGCGAAGTTCGAGAGCGCGATGTCGACCTGCGGGCCTTCGAGTCCGGCGGCGCCAATGACCTGCCCCATCGGCGCCGCGTCGGTGCCGGCACCGGCGTCGATGGCGGCGCGGTAGAACCGCACCTCCGGCAGGCCCGTTTCGAGGTACGTCTCGGCCTCGTCGGTGATCGAGACGGTCTCCTCGACCTCGCTCTCGACGGCGAGGAGTCCTTCCTCCTCCAGTTCGAAGACGGCGGTCGTGGCCGCCGCCTCGTCGATCCCCGCCGCGTCGGCGAGTTCGGGGATCGGCTGTGCGTCAGTCGCGCTCGCGGCCTCGAGGGCCGCGACCTGTCGTTCCGGGAGTCGCATGTGGTGAGTGAGTTCGGTGTCGGTCGGTCGCCCCGGCGTCGTCGCTCGGGGAGCAGTACGGCCCGCTCGGTCGGTTTCGCCCGGCCTCCACGGCTCCGGGCTCCGCCGACCGACTCAGGCGAAGAAGAACCCGACCCCGCGGCCGTCGGCTGCGTGGCGGTGCGTGCGGGCGGCGGTGTCGGGCGCCATACACCGGAGGATTCCCCGAGCGCGCAAAAAGCTTCCGTGAGTCGGTTGGGCCGTTCGTGGCCGTTCTGACGATGGTGTCGCGTTCGGCTATCGAGACAGCGACGGCGACAGCGTCTCGATGCACGACCACTGGGACCGCAGCGGCAGTGGCGCGGGGGTGTGCAGTCCCCGAGGTCATACCCACTCCGCCATCGCGTTGGCGGGCTGGGGCTGAACACGCCGGTACCAGATCATCGACGACACACGCGAAAAACGAAACTCGACCCGAAGACGACCTATACGGCGTCTTCCTCGTCCTGCCCGCCAAGCCCGCGCCGGTCGCTGCTGAGGTCGATGTCGACGTCTTCGAGGATCTCCTTTGCCTCCTCGCGTTTCTCCTGGTGCTCTTCGAGGAACTCCTTCATCAGTTCGGCGGCCTGCTCCTTGCAGCCGCCACAGAGCCGCTCGCCGCCGGTACACTCCTCGTACACCTCGGCGACGAACTCGTCGTCGGCCTCCGCGAGCAGGTACGAGTAGAGTTCGAACACCGGGCAGTCGTCGGCCTCGCCGCCGAGTTCGCGCTGTTCCTCCGCGGTCGTCCGGCCACCCGTCGCGGCGGACTTGACCTTGTCGTAGCCGTCCTCGGGGTCGTCGAGCAGCGAGATGTGCGACGCCGGGATCGAGGAGGACATCTTCCCGCCGGTCAGCCCGGTCATGAAGCGGTGATAGATCGACGACGGCCGCTCGAAGCCGTAGCCGTCGTGCTCGATCTCGACTTCGCGGGCCAACTCCTCGGCTTCCTCGATGTCGAGGTCGAAGCTGTCGATGTGGGCCTCGTAGCGGCGCTTCTCGCCCGGCACGCGGTCGATGAGCGCCTCGAACGCCGACGCGCTGGCGTTGCGGTCGAGGAAACGCACGCGGGGGCGGATCGGCTCCTTCCCGGCGTTGTCGAGTTTCTTCAACAGCGACTGCTGGGTCTCGTCGTCGGCGAGCTGTTCGCCCCGGTCCTCGAACTCGCGGAGCAAGGCTGCGCCATCCTCACAACGAAGTTCGTCGGCATCGCCCCGTTCCACCAGTGTGTCGTATATGTGACTGAACAGTTCTCGTTCCTGCTCGTCGGCGGCGAAGCTCGCGAACGCCTCGGTCACCTTGAAAAAGCGCATCCGGGCGGCGGCGTCGCGGGCGAACCGGACGTGCGGGTCCTGATCCGGCCCGACCGGGATCACCGTCGGCATCGGTTCGTCGAGTTGCGGGTAGAGGATGTCCGCGAGTTGGGTGACGACCGACTGCATGTGGCTGACGTTCGTCTCGCCGCCGAAGCCGTAGATCGCCTCGAACTCCGAGAAGTTCGTCGTCGAACCGATCTCGAAGGCCAGGTCCTGCAGGACCCGGTTGTCCGACTGGCGATAGAGTTCGCCGTCCTCCACGTCGAACCCGAGCGCGATGAACGAGAGCAGGTAGCTTCGGGCGTGCTCGTCGATCTCGTCCCACGACATCCCGCGGGCCGAATGGGCTTCGAGGTCCGCGATCAGGCCGTACACCTCGCCGCCCTGCTGTTGGTGCCAGATGAGTTCGTCGAACACCATCTTGTGGCCGATGTGGGGGTCGCCCGTCGGCATGAACCCCGAGAGCGCCGCGAACGGCTCGTCGTTGGCCATCGCCTCGACCACGCGCCCGTACTCGCGATGGCCGAAGATGGCCCCGCGGCGCATCAGGTAGTGTGGGTTCGGCACGTCGGCTGCGTCGAACTCCTCGATCCCGAACTGCTCGAACAGTTTGCGGTAGTCCGCGATGGTCGAGGACCCCCACGGGTCGAGGGCTACGTCGTCGTTTGCTACGCTGTCGGTGCCCCCGTCGGTCTTCGGTGTGGGTGTGTCCTCAGTCATCGGTAGACCTCGCCGCGCGTCACGGCGTGATTCGCTCGACGCAGAGCCAATCTACTGCATCGGTCGGCTCGGTCAGCGCAAAAACCATTCGCTTGCGAACCCCACCGGCCAGCCGCACGTCCAGCGAGAGTTCGCGGGGCAGGAACTCGTGGTCGGGCTCGACGACCCGCACCAGCTTGTCCGAGTGGCCGAGGTCCGAGACGCCGTCGAACGCCTCGTAGACCCGGAAGTCCGCCCCGAACTTGAAGCCGGACTTGGGGACGACGCCGGCCGCCCGGAGCGACCGGTAGGCGGCGTAGCGGCGGCCGAACCGCTCGCCCTCGATGGCCTCGGCGTGGCTCGACACCGAATCGACGTCCATCCCGAGGGCCCCGCGTTCGGCGAGGTACGCTGCTTCGAGCAAGGAGAGTTGGAGCGGGCCCGAATCGGCGTTCCGGCCGGCGAGGCGCTGGCCGAAGAACCCACCCTCGTACAGCGTTTCGGGAGGGTCCCAGACCAGCAGTCGGTCGTCCATCAGCGTCGCGTCCAGCGACTCGGGGAGGTCGGGGTCGGCGCTCCCCGACGGTGAGAGCCACTCGGTGCCGAAGTAAGTGAGTTCGCCGTCCTCGTCGACGACGGCGAGCATGTGGCCGTCGATGCTCGCCGCCGACAGCGGCGCGCGCTCGCCGACGACCCGGAGCCGGTAGGCGATCTCGTCGTCGCTCGGCCCCTTCCCGCGCGGGTAGACGACGAAGTCCGTCTCGTCGTCGATCCCGTCGTCGACCCAGCCCTCGCGGGCCGGCGAGAGGTAGAAGCCGCGGTCACGGAGGTCCTTGTAGACGACGAAGGCGAGGACG contains:
- a CDS encoding non-histone chromosomal MC1 family protein, producing the protein MVREDGKRNFALRGETGEESVFSGNTPRQAALKAARRLEPASSEDAAERVDLELREKGTDKVHIYEGWAWEEEAPDNKPDWMPEVITEANVSKQGIEHLDE
- a CDS encoding tryptophan--tRNA ligase, with the translated sequence MTEDTPTPKTDGGTDSVANDDVALDPWGSSTIADYRKLFEQFGIEEFDAADVPNPHYLMRRGAIFGHREYGRVVEAMANDEPFAALSGFMPTGDPHIGHKMVFDELIWHQQQGGEVYGLIADLEAHSARGMSWDEIDEHARSYLLSFIALGFDVEDGELYRQSDNRVLQDLAFEIGSTTNFSEFEAIYGFGGETNVSHMQSVVTQLADILYPQLDEPMPTVIPVGPDQDPHVRFARDAAARMRFFKVTEAFASFAADEQERELFSHIYDTLVERGDADELRCEDGAALLREFEDRGEQLADDETQQSLLKKLDNAGKEPIRPRVRFLDRNASASAFEALIDRVPGEKRRYEAHIDSFDLDIEEAEELAREVEIEHDGYGFERPSSIYHRFMTGLTGGKMSSSIPASHISLLDDPEDGYDKVKSAATGGRTTAEEQRELGGEADDCPVFELYSYLLAEADDEFVAEVYEECTGGERLCGGCKEQAAELMKEFLEEHQEKREEAKEILEDVDIDLSSDRRGLGGQDEEDAV
- a CDS encoding valine--tRNA ligase — encoded protein: MPSGPYDADAVEEQWQERWLAEDTYAYRGGEVDDPDTAFAIDTPPPTVSGNLHWGHVYGTILQDIVARFTRMQGEEVFYPFGYDDNGIASERLTESELGIRHQEFSRREFQQKCREVCAQYEEEFTENLQSFGFSIDWDNTYRTIEPRVQRISQLSFIDLYEQGKEYRKRAPAIWCPECETAISQVETEDDEQHSHFHDIEFGVVGASSEAPEGGEAAEEAAAGQSAFTISTTRPELLPACVAVFVHPDDEENQNLVGQQAEVPLFGHEVPIIADERVDMETGSGLVMCCTFGDQTDIEWYQAHDLDLRVAIDESGHLTDVAGEYEGMSSDDAREAIVSDLDETGALLDRWEITHTVNVHERCGTGVEFLVADQWYVEMLDSTDEYLDAGREMDWYPEKMFSRYQHWIEGLQWDWCISRQRSSGIPFPVWYCEDCDEAIMAEKADLPVDPLSDDPPVDACPSCGGDDFLPEDDVFDTWATSSLTPLINAGWDWDEEAEEFTMENPELFPMDVRPQGHDIISFWLFHTVVKCYEHTGEVPFDSVMINGMVLDEDRKKMSKSVGNVVSPEEVREQFPVDAARFWAAGSSIGDDLPYQEKGLRAGEKLLQKLWNASKLVDSLTPETVPEIRDEDLSALDRWLLAELDSEAEFVREMLEEREFSKARDSLRSFFWGTFCDDYLEIAKQRVREEDDESAKYTLSVAHERFLKLFAPVLSHISEEIWQEMYNDGSEASGAGGEFESIHRTAWPEPTGVEADHEAGETAMTVVGALRRYKSERQLPLNAELDTVSVYGTVDGFESDIRNVMHVGTLETLDEEPQIESVITGIDLDYSVVGPEYGADVPDIEAGIESGDYELGEETLTVAGHELSAEEFTVERERQFTGEGEMLEADGALVIVRE
- the endA gene encoding tRNA-intron lyase encodes the protein MDGTFRDGVVHLSGNARQRFYDSGGYGRPAGGNDIELAPVEAAYLLYRDDLDAVVDETGDSGHAGGAGGARMGFREFLTRTDAVLAFVVYKDLRDRGFYLSPAREGWVDDGIDDETDFVVYPRGKGPSDDEIAYRLRVVGERAPLSAASIDGHMLAVVDEDGELTYFGTEWLSPSGSADPDLPESLDATLMDDRLLVWDPPETLYEGGFFGQRLAGRNADSGPLQLSLLEAAYLAERGALGMDVDSVSSHAEAIEGERFGRRYAAYRSLRAAGVVPKSGFKFGADFRVYEAFDGVSDLGHSDKLVRVVEPDHEFLPRELSLDVRLAGGVRKRMVFALTEPTDAVDWLCVERITP
- a CDS encoding phenylalanine--tRNA ligase subunit alpha, with translation MRLPERQVAALEAASATDAQPIPELADAAGIDEAAATTAVFELEEEGLLAVESEVEETVSITDEAETYLETGLPEVRFYRAAIDAGAGTDAAPMGQVIGAAGLEGPQVDIALSNFARKGYGQIESGEVTADPDADPDSDPEVAALEELATGRSVDDAGVLDRLEERGLIEREERTVRSVTLTDAGVDAMMAGVEAAETAAQLTPEMLTSGEWEDVEFTDYNVEADATEAGAGKVHVLRQAAERVKDVLVGMGFQEMDGPHADADFWINDALFMPQDHPARTHWDRFALDVDPVENLPEDLVEAVENAHRNGVGPDGDGYHSPWSEDFAREVALRGHTTSLSMRYLSGAAEGELEPPQRYFSVEKAYRNDTIDSTHLLEFFQIEGWVMAEDLSVRDLMGTFEEFYAQFGITDVQFKPHYNPYTEPSFELFGRHPETDELIEIGNSGIFREEVLTPLGVECDVMAWGLALERLAMLYTGAEDIRDLHGTLADLEFLRNAEVIY
- a CDS encoding quinone-dependent dihydroorotate dehydrogenase, producing MDLYDAGKPVLFALPAETAHTLVSRGLEAVQGTPIEGALRDRYVVDDERLTTEAFGLRFPNPVGVAAGFDKNARLPNVLAALGFGHVEVGGITAEAQAGNPRPRMFRLRPDRALINRMGFNNEGADAVGARLDDTALPHVPVGVNLGKSKSTPLEEAPSDYRYTYERVGDAGDYFVINVSSPNTPGLRSLQNRDSLEAIVDELQDAGAAPLLVKLSPDLPGPAIEDSLEVVDEKGLDGVVVTNTTTERPESLKSPNKAEPGGLSGDPIEERSTGLVRFVAERTDVPVVGVGGVSDAEGAYRKIRAGASVVQLYTGLVYEGPSLARDINEGLLDLLDRDGFDHVSEAVGADL
- the pheT gene encoding phenylalanine--tRNA ligase subunit beta → MPVVDIDTDELRHLTGHEEKGDDQLKEDLFGLGLEFEGETDEGELQFEFAPDRLDRLSVEGVARSLRYQYGDDRGVYVPDTNDAEWTIRVDESVPDERPYVAGAVVRGVDLDEQALDSLIQLQEKLHATMGRKRAKGAIGIHDLTMLKGERVEQREIGEGNDLEPPEDLTPVGGDDGPTDVGGPTITYRGIDPESEEFVPLDADRGMTPAEVLTEHPTGETYADVVREYERFPAIYDELGLFSFPPVINGQRTEVTTNSRELLIELTGTDQWTIDRMLAIICYALDARGATLEDVDVVYDDGAAGERSGDHLVRPELDVREKTVSHDQIETTLGIDLEMEAVVDLFERSGLDATTNLGEETQYEVEIPPYRTDVLHPADLVDDVGRAYGFDELEPEYPDIGTIGGRHERSRLERATRTALVGLGFEDLLNFHLSSPEENYERMGVAEGSDVLGGGAAVNVTSAYSEDYTQLRTWALPSLMHVLENNTHRRYPQELSEVGFVAERAETGRDGDDAEGTGVAEHRTVAGAIARTDATYEDIKGRLQALVAEFDVSLETPTTDHPSFIDGRVAEVVIDGDAVGVIGEVHPRVLVERDLEVPVAAFEFRLDALAE